The DNA sequence ACTCATCGCGCAGGCGCAGGACGCGAAATTGGTGTACGAAAACGGCTTGGAGGAAGCGCGGCAGGTCGATGTGCCGCTGAAGGCGGGCAGCGCGCTCTTCTTTCACTGCCTGATGGTACACGGATCCGGCCCCAACAAGTCCCCTCATCCGCGCAACACGGCGCTATACGCCTATTTCCCGCCCTACGTGCGCTACGTCCCGAAGAGCGGTAGTTCGCCCGTGAAGACCTACCCGGTGGTATCCGGCCTGGATGGCAGAGAGACCTTCACGCTGGAAGCGGCGACTTAGACGAAGTGACGAAGTCCACGCGTCAAAAATAAATACATTGACTTATATTTATAGTAACTATAAAAATTCATCATATAGAAATTACAAGCTTCATTAATCGATGGATTCCGGGACTGAGTCAGGTTGCATCATCCGGTCAGGAGAGTTTATGAGAAACGCCGAGGCGCAGCAGATTAACGCGTTACTGAATGAACTGCGCGGGGATCTTCGCGAGGTCGTGATACTGTTGTCCACAATAGCCAGGCATATTGACGATTTCAGATACGAGACGCACAAACTGAACAGATATTTGAAGAGAACCATCGGCGAGGAGGAGTCCGGCGTTTGATCCCCGGTTTCGGGCAGGAATCAGCCCCCGGTTCTGGAACGAACTCTCTCTATAATCATTGATTCCCTTCAATGGTCTCCGTTAAATTGTCGGGTTTAGTGTTTCCCAAGTTAAAGGACGATACCAGATGGCCGAGCGCTCAAGATGTACTATGACCAGAGTACGTTCGATATCCGATGCGAGTGGGGAGCCGAAGGGCTTTCGGCCCTGCTGCCCGGCAGCAGGGCCGTAGTCGTCGTCGATGTCCTGTCTTTTTCCACCAGCGTGGACATCGCCGTGGGCAATGGGGCTATAGTCTACCCTTACCGTACCAGGGACCATACCGCCGCGGACTATGCCAGGTCGTATCACGCGCTCCTGGCCAACTCCACCCGGGAATTCGAGGGTGGAGGATATTCGCTGTCCCCTTCTTCCCTGGTAGACATACCCGCCGGTACCGCCCTGGTCCTGCCCTCTCCCAACGGATCTACACTCTCCCTGTCGACCGGCGACATCCCGACATTCGCGGGATGCCTCAGAAACGCAACCGTCCTTGCCGATGTCTTGCAGCAGTACGAAACCGGCATCAGTATCATCCCTGCGGGAGAACGCTGGAAGGAACAGCGGACCCTCAGGCCCGCGATTGAAGACCTGGTCGGCGCGGGAGCCATCATTCATGCGCTGAAAGGCACCCGTTCACCGGAAGCCGAAACCGCGGCCGCCGTATTCGACAAGTTTAAAGGCAACCTGGCATCTCTCCTGAATGCATCGGGTTCCGGAAAAGAGTTAATCGGCAGGGGATACGAAGAAGACGTACGGCTCGCCGCGTCCCTGGACGTGAGCGGCAGCGTACCTGTGCTGGCCGGCGAGGCGTATCGGCTTCGGAAGAGTTAGACTTCATACGCGGTCCACGCGTCCACGGCCAGGCCTCCGACCTCCTCCGGATTGACCTCCGTGGCAGTTAATCATGCTCATCTGTTTTACCCGACGGGGCCAGATCCGGCTTAGATACTAGTACCCTAATCCCTCAATTTATCGATATTGAACGACTGTTTGCGAAATGAGAAGCAGATGCTCAAGTCGTGGAGCAAGACGATAGCCGATCGGTTTTGAGTCATTAACCGGAACCGGCCGAAACTCGACCAACTCGGATCAGAAACCGATGAAGACCCTGATTTCGCGTTACGTCATTCTGAGTACGCTGATCATGTTGCTGTGTTTGCATCTCGGCTTAGTCGTATGGACGCTGGTACGCTACGCGCAGATAGAGCACTGGTCGCCCGGCATTCGGTTCTTCGGAAACGAGATGATCCTGACCAAAGGATTGACCAGAAGTGCGGCGAGTAACCTGCAGGAGGGCACGTGGTTCCATCTCGTCAAGGTCCGCAAAGACGGCGGAATCTCCATAACCCAGGTGGTACCGGACAGCCCTGCCGACCGGGCCGGGCTGCGGCCGGGTGATGTGATCATATCCGTGAACGGCGTGAATC is a window from the Gemmatimonadota bacterium genome containing:
- a CDS encoding 2-phosphosulfolactate phosphatase; its protein translation is MYYDQSTFDIRCEWGAEGLSALLPGSRAVVVVDVLSFSTSVDIAVGNGAIVYPYRTRDHTAADYARSYHALLANSTREFEGGGYSLSPSSLVDIPAGTALVLPSPNGSTLSLSTGDIPTFAGCLRNATVLADVLQQYETGISIIPAGERWKEQRTLRPAIEDLVGAGAIIHALKGTRSPEAETAAAVFDKFKGNLASLLNASGSGKELIGRGYEEDVRLAASLDVSGSVPVLAGEAYRLRKS